In Luteibacter mycovicinus, a genomic segment contains:
- a CDS encoding transglycosylase SLT domain-containing protein: MSFRVPRPLLLLPLAVLAGCASSGTPRPGRATPEVNALYDRMNQASKGYESSIDQARRGDTPQAAQTRKQSLDQLKDASAHCSLTPGCDPQRFAAVFDRLLRLKDGSFIEGEDADDTEQGAEVGAQPGDANLPGSVAIGSLPAAQRAVTMLKGQQFSDLMVMNGPVKAALELWLTQLRPNLMDAYVNYQMMRYKMWPAYKKADLPEALLFGIMAKESGGKVHAVSRSGASGPLQFMYATGLRFGLSNSDGFDQRFDPTMAAQANAEYIDEQLAAFNNNLELTLAAYNGGEGRMRRIAASSPGAGFYDPQIYGQMSAETRDYVPMVLAAAWLFLHPDSYHLRWPKIDGEPGQITLKRPASLSELTVCLGSSQDMPEGWFRTLRNLNPRLDPQISQPVGTRLEVPRQLEKAYASSCADGPWPILAADLHNAVKIIAPPPPAATSAALAGGSSSSTPSKSSSSASKSYTVRRGDTLVSIARKSNCADVEDIARMNGLKGHQLKVGQALRVPVCR, encoded by the coding sequence ATGTCCTTTCGCGTGCCGCGTCCGCTTCTCCTGCTTCCCCTGGCGGTCCTCGCCGGTTGCGCTTCCAGCGGTACGCCCCGTCCGGGCAGGGCCACGCCCGAGGTCAATGCGTTGTACGACCGGATGAACCAGGCGAGCAAGGGTTACGAGAGCTCGATCGACCAGGCTCGCCGGGGCGATACCCCTCAGGCGGCGCAGACGCGCAAGCAGTCGCTCGACCAGCTCAAGGACGCGTCGGCCCATTGCAGCCTGACCCCGGGTTGCGACCCGCAGCGGTTCGCCGCGGTGTTCGATCGTCTGCTGCGCCTGAAGGACGGCAGCTTCATCGAAGGCGAAGATGCGGACGATACGGAGCAGGGTGCCGAAGTCGGTGCGCAGCCGGGCGACGCGAATCTGCCGGGCTCCGTCGCGATCGGTTCGTTACCGGCGGCGCAGCGCGCCGTCACCATGCTCAAGGGCCAGCAGTTTTCCGACCTGATGGTGATGAACGGTCCGGTCAAGGCGGCGCTGGAGCTCTGGCTGACCCAGCTGCGTCCCAACCTGATGGACGCTTACGTCAATTACCAGATGATGCGCTACAAGATGTGGCCGGCCTACAAGAAAGCCGACCTGCCCGAGGCGCTGCTCTTCGGCATCATGGCGAAGGAGTCGGGCGGCAAGGTGCACGCGGTCTCCCGCTCCGGCGCATCCGGCCCCTTGCAGTTCATGTACGCCACGGGCTTGCGCTTCGGCCTGAGCAACTCGGACGGCTTCGACCAGCGCTTCGATCCGACGATGGCGGCGCAGGCCAATGCGGAATACATCGACGAGCAGCTGGCCGCCTTCAACAACAACCTCGAGCTGACCCTGGCCGCCTACAACGGCGGTGAGGGGCGCATGCGCCGCATCGCGGCGAGCAGTCCCGGCGCGGGCTTCTACGATCCGCAGATCTATGGCCAGATGTCGGCGGAAACGCGTGACTACGTCCCGATGGTGCTGGCCGCGGCATGGCTCTTCCTGCACCCTGACAGCTATCACCTGAGGTGGCCGAAGATCGACGGTGAGCCGGGCCAGATCACGTTGAAGCGCCCAGCCTCCCTGAGCGAACTGACGGTCTGCCTCGGCTCGTCGCAGGACATGCCGGAAGGCTGGTTCCGCACGCTGCGCAACCTCAATCCCCGTCTCGATCCGCAGATCAGCCAGCCGGTGGGTACGCGACTCGAAGTGCCCAGGCAGCTGGAGAAGGCCTACGCCTCCAGCTGTGCCGACGGTCCGTGGCCCATCCTCGCGGCCGATCTGCACAATGCGGTTAAGATCATCGCTCCACCCCCGCCGGCCGCCACATCCGCCGCGCTGGCCGGTGGTTCGTCGTCGTCGACACCGTCGAAGTCATCGTCGTCGGCTTCGAAGAGCTACACGGTGCGCCGGGGCGACACGCTCGTCAGTATCGCTCGCAAGAGCAACTGCGCGGATGTCGAGGACATCGCGCGTATGAACGGCCTCAAAGGACATCAGCTGAAAGTGGGGCAGGCGCTGCGCGTACCGGTTTGCCGGTAG
- a CDS encoding DUF4013 domain-containing protein: MPRHALADADTPFSQRAIDGFRYPLGSGARLTLIAVTLLEALSFLPVTGLKLLVIFIGWMAIYVYAFECLRHTADGFADPPELALNTEDSTGVALILIQLTGNALAVLAPFFLGIPGLLVSLVFAFVLPVITMSLTFDGVGAALNPANWVAAIARFGPSYLLLFAIVMLTSLLQAGAQYAMKDHGPTFIGTLGYYAVANYLTIYNFHLMGALIHHKHETLGYFPSSIALREATEPDDDDALLQHVNLIARDDIPGATDILTERLREGLAPVPMHTRYRELLRAQDRLPELLVHGQIWIAALIAGQETRRALGVVQDCLDVDPAFLPDDPRTCGPLADVAAHGGMVRLGLHLAQGYLTTWPRDMGAPSYGLLAARLHDRLGDPASSARLARRLLADYPEHPVRSDLEALLATLSPTYGVSP, translated from the coding sequence ATGCCGCGACACGCGCTCGCCGACGCCGACACGCCGTTTTCGCAGCGTGCGATCGACGGGTTCCGCTACCCCCTGGGTAGCGGCGCCCGGCTGACGCTGATCGCGGTGACGCTGCTGGAGGCGCTCTCGTTCCTGCCGGTGACCGGTCTGAAACTGCTGGTGATCTTCATCGGCTGGATGGCGATCTACGTCTACGCGTTCGAATGCCTCCGGCACACGGCGGATGGCTTCGCCGATCCGCCGGAGCTCGCGCTCAACACCGAGGACAGCACCGGCGTCGCACTGATCCTGATTCAGCTCACCGGCAACGCACTGGCCGTGCTGGCACCGTTTTTCCTTGGCATTCCCGGATTGCTCGTCTCACTGGTGTTCGCTTTCGTCCTGCCGGTGATCACGATGTCGCTCACCTTCGACGGTGTCGGCGCGGCGCTGAACCCGGCTAACTGGGTCGCGGCCATCGCCCGTTTCGGTCCGAGCTACCTGCTGCTGTTCGCCATCGTCATGCTGACCAGCCTGCTACAGGCGGGCGCGCAATACGCCATGAAAGATCACGGCCCTACGTTCATCGGCACGCTCGGTTATTACGCGGTGGCCAATTACCTGACCATCTACAACTTTCATCTCATGGGCGCTCTGATTCACCACAAACACGAGACGCTGGGCTATTTCCCTTCGTCCATCGCGCTGCGCGAGGCTACCGAACCCGATGACGACGACGCGCTGCTTCAGCACGTCAACCTGATCGCGCGCGACGACATTCCCGGCGCCACCGACATTCTTACGGAGCGTTTGAGAGAAGGCCTCGCACCCGTCCCGATGCATACCCGGTACCGTGAACTGCTACGTGCGCAGGACCGGCTTCCCGAGCTGCTCGTCCATGGGCAGATCTGGATCGCCGCGCTGATCGCCGGGCAGGAAACCCGGCGTGCCCTGGGCGTGGTTCAGGACTGCCTCGACGTCGATCCCGCCTTTCTCCCTGACGATCCCCGCACGTGCGGACCGCTGGCGGACGTCGCCGCGCATGGCGGCATGGTACGGCTGGGGCTGCACCTCGCGCAGGGCTACCTGACGACCTGGCCGCGTGACATGGGCGCGCCCAGCTACGGACTGCTGGCGGCGCGTCTGCACGACCGTCTCGGCGACCCCGCGTCATCGGCACGGCTCGCCCGCCGGCTGCTTGCCGACTATCCGGAACATCCCGTGAGATCCGACCTGGAAGCATTGCTGGCGACGCTGAGCCCGACATACGGGGTGTCGCCATGA
- the greB gene encoding transcription elongation factor GreB, giving the protein MSRWRPPSPSSTAIITREGFERLKAELDHLWHTVRPEVVKALAAAAAEGDRSENAEYTYRKKQLGEIDRRARYLSKRIPVLKVVEAAPSQRDAVFFGATMELENVETGETVRYRIVGPDETDARKGWISIDSPMARAVLKKRLDDEFEADLPGGRTRFAILAVAYD; this is encoded by the coding sequence ATGAGCCGCTGGCGCCCGCCGTCGCCGTCGTCGACGGCGATCATCACGCGCGAGGGCTTCGAGCGACTCAAGGCGGAGCTCGACCATCTGTGGCACACGGTACGTCCCGAAGTGGTCAAGGCACTCGCCGCGGCTGCCGCCGAAGGCGACCGGTCCGAGAATGCGGAGTACACGTACCGCAAGAAGCAACTCGGCGAGATCGATCGTCGCGCGCGCTATCTCAGCAAACGCATTCCGGTGCTCAAGGTCGTCGAAGCGGCGCCTTCTCAGCGCGATGCGGTTTTCTTCGGTGCCACGATGGAACTCGAGAATGTGGAAACCGGCGAGACGGTGCGTTACCGCATCGTGGGTCCGGATGAAACCGATGCACGCAAAGGGTGGATCAGTATCGATTCACCCATGGCGCGCGCGGTACTCAAGAAGCGGCTGGATGATGAGTTCGAGGCGGATCTGCCGGGTGGACGGACGCGGTTTGCGATTCTGGCGGTGGCGTACGACTGA
- the asd gene encoding archaetidylserine decarboxylase (Phosphatidylserine decarboxylase is synthesized as a single chain precursor. Generation of the pyruvoyl active site from a Ser is coupled to cleavage of a Gly-Ser bond between the larger (beta) and smaller (alpha chains). It is an integral membrane protein.): protein MKPKVLLQYILPHRFLSRIVYWATRWEWTPWKNFLIREIVQRYDVDMSQAAQPDPLAYQHFNAFFTRKLKPGARSAAPDPQAILCPADGRISQCGPIRDGRIFQAKGQEYTAAELLGSDEAAAPFRNGSFATIYLSPRDYHRVHMPLSGTLTGTTHVPGRIFSVAPFAVADIPRLFARNERLVCHFDGEHGPFVSVMVGAILVSSVATVWDGMAIPPYAADIIRKDCRGRGVHIDRFGEMARFNMGSTVILLLPEGYRFDDLQPQQQVVVGQRLGQYVGAGTRD, encoded by the coding sequence ATGAAGCCAAAGGTCCTGCTGCAGTACATCCTCCCGCACCGCTTTCTTTCGCGAATCGTCTACTGGGCGACCCGCTGGGAATGGACGCCCTGGAAAAATTTCCTGATCCGGGAGATCGTCCAGCGCTACGACGTCGACATGAGTCAGGCGGCGCAGCCCGACCCGCTCGCCTATCAGCATTTCAATGCGTTTTTCACGCGCAAGCTGAAGCCGGGCGCACGCTCCGCCGCGCCCGATCCGCAGGCCATTCTTTGTCCCGCTGACGGACGTATCAGCCAGTGCGGCCCGATTCGCGACGGCCGGATCTTCCAGGCCAAGGGCCAGGAATACACGGCGGCCGAACTGCTGGGCAGCGACGAAGCCGCCGCCCCTTTCCGGAACGGCAGCTTCGCGACGATCTACCTGTCCCCGCGCGACTACCACCGCGTTCACATGCCGCTGTCGGGCACTCTGACCGGCACGACACACGTGCCGGGTCGCATCTTCAGCGTCGCCCCGTTCGCGGTGGCCGACATCCCTCGCCTGTTTGCACGTAACGAACGCCTCGTCTGCCATTTCGACGGCGAACACGGCCCCTTCGTCTCGGTGATGGTGGGAGCGATCCTGGTCTCGAGCGTCGCCACGGTCTGGGACGGCATGGCTATCCCGCCGTACGCGGCGGACATCATCCGCAAGGACTGCCGCGGCAGAGGCGTCCACATCGATCGCTTCGGCGAGATGGCCCGCTTCAACATGGGCTCGACCGTGATCCTCCTGCTGCCGGAGGGCTACCGCTTCGACGACCTCCAGCCCCAGCAGCAGGTCGTCGTCGGCCAGCGTCTGGGCCAATACGTGGGCGCCGGCACGCGCGACTGA
- a CDS encoding helicase HerA-like domain-containing protein, with translation MPTILIGRNDEAAVELDSRYGNRHGMIAGATGTGKSVSLMLLAEGFSRLGVPCFLADAKGDLAGLSQAAGAPSEKLTARLTRLGLTTWKPQANPVVFWDIYGKAGHPVRATVSEMGPTLLSRILELNDTQEGVLEVIFRVADDEGLLLLDLPDLRAMLGFASGHAKDISSRYGLISPQSVAAIQRSLLKLEQDGADAFFGEPALELPDLMRQDMSGRGVINVLAADTLILKPRLYSTFLLWLLSELFEQLPEVGDLDVPKMVFFFDEAHLLFDDAPAALRQRVEQVVRLIRSKGVGVYFCSQNPDDVPGEILGQLGNRVQHALRAFTPRDQKAVKAAAETFARNPKLDVVESIGTLGTGEALASTLGDGGVPSPVQKILVSTPECRIGAITDDERATVRARSPVGAKYDTSVNRESAEERLAARATAKNADDAPSVKSAGKTGDAAGKAGEDDAGWGGAVRDAVFGTRRRQGMVETMAKSMVRAAGTRAGQQIVRGILGSIFGGKR, from the coding sequence ATGCCCACGATCCTGATTGGCCGCAACGACGAGGCCGCTGTCGAACTGGACTCCCGCTACGGCAACCGCCACGGCATGATCGCCGGGGCCACGGGTACGGGAAAGTCGGTCAGCCTGATGCTGCTCGCGGAGGGTTTTTCTCGCCTCGGTGTGCCCTGTTTTCTGGCCGATGCCAAGGGCGACCTCGCCGGCCTCTCACAAGCCGCCGGCGCTCCGTCGGAAAAGCTCACCGCCCGCCTGACCAGGCTCGGTCTCACGACCTGGAAGCCGCAGGCCAATCCAGTGGTGTTCTGGGACATCTACGGCAAGGCCGGTCACCCGGTACGTGCCACGGTGTCGGAGATGGGCCCGACCCTGCTCTCCCGCATTCTGGAGCTGAACGACACGCAGGAGGGCGTCCTCGAGGTGATTTTCCGGGTCGCCGACGATGAAGGCCTGCTGCTTCTCGACCTGCCCGACCTGCGCGCGATGCTGGGCTTCGCTTCCGGGCACGCCAAGGACATCTCGTCGCGCTATGGCCTGATCAGTCCGCAGAGCGTCGCCGCCATCCAGCGATCCTTGCTGAAGCTGGAGCAGGACGGTGCCGACGCCTTCTTCGGCGAACCGGCGCTCGAGTTGCCGGATCTGATGCGTCAGGACATGAGCGGCCGTGGCGTGATCAACGTGCTGGCGGCGGATACCCTGATCCTCAAGCCGCGCCTGTATTCGACGTTCCTGCTGTGGCTGTTGTCGGAGCTGTTCGAGCAGCTGCCTGAAGTGGGCGATCTGGACGTGCCGAAGATGGTGTTTTTCTTCGACGAAGCGCACCTGTTGTTCGACGACGCGCCGGCCGCCCTGCGCCAGCGTGTCGAACAGGTGGTGCGGCTGATCCGCTCCAAGGGCGTGGGCGTCTACTTCTGCTCCCAGAATCCCGACGACGTACCCGGCGAGATCCTCGGCCAGCTCGGCAATCGCGTACAGCATGCGCTGCGCGCGTTTACCCCGCGCGACCAGAAAGCGGTGAAAGCCGCCGCCGAAACGTTCGCGCGAAACCCGAAACTCGATGTGGTCGAAAGCATCGGCACGCTCGGCACCGGCGAAGCCCTGGCATCGACCCTCGGTGATGGCGGTGTCCCCTCGCCCGTGCAAAAGATCCTCGTGTCGACGCCTGAATGCCGCATCGGCGCGATCACCGACGACGAGCGCGCGACCGTTCGCGCGCGCTCGCCCGTCGGCGCTAAATACGACACGTCGGTCAACCGGGAATCGGCCGAGGAACGCCTCGCCGCGCGCGCCACGGCGAAGAACGCCGACGATGCGCCGTCGGTGAAGTCTGCGGGTAAAACCGGCGACGCCGCTGGCAAGGCGGGCGAAGACGACGCGGGCTGGGGCGGCGCCGTGCGTGACGCCGTCTTCGGAACCCGACGGCGGCAGGGTATGGTCGAGACGATGGCCAAGTCGATGGTGCGCGCGGCCGGAACGCGTGCGGGTCAGCAGATCGTACGCGGCATTCTTGGCAGCATCTTCGGCGGAAAGCGCTGA